A stretch of Candidatus Vicinibacter affinis DNA encodes these proteins:
- a CDS encoding urocanate hydratase → MSSKNLFKDQILQGIPDNLPESRNRNPLFPHAPKRNIQGVLSVEEKKLAIKNALRYFPAKMHPILALEFLSELEEFGRIYMYRFAPEYSMYARPIEEYPCKTKQAAAIMLMIQNNLDPLVAKYSEELITYGGNGAVFQNWAQYRLCMKYLAVMEEDQTLVLYSGHSLGLFPSHKNAPRVVVSNGMMIPNHSSKEDWNKFNAMGVTQYGQMTAGSFMYIGPQGIVHGTTITLLNAGRLKGLGQNDLKGHLFITSGLGGMSGAQSIAAVICKACCIIAEVDPAAINQRVLDGYILEKNVFYDLKDLFEVAKEWQLKKEGVCLVYAGNIVDLWEFVVAQNINVALGSDQTSLHNIDDLGYCPSGYNFEEAQILLNQNKAQFMEEVRKTLRRHVSAINVLSSRGMYFWDYGNAFLKEAGKANAEIWKSESEGTYRYPSYVEDIMGPMCFDYGFGPFRWVCTSGNLVDLKESDKIAAEVVERLVNETEGNTKSQNQDNLNWIKNASANLPLVGSKSRILYADTIGRIKIAKALNEAIRIGQISAPIVLGRDHHDVSGTDSPYRETSNITDGSKFTADMAIQNVIGDSFRGATWVSIHNGGGVGWGEVINGGFGMVIDGTDQSEQNIESMMLWDVANGIARRAWGRNPGAVTTARQIMEQKSGLNITIPVNADQELIDKLF, encoded by the coding sequence ATGTCTTCCAAAAATCTATTTAAGGATCAAATTCTTCAGGGGATTCCAGATAATTTACCAGAATCCAGAAACAGAAACCCTTTGTTCCCACATGCTCCAAAAAGAAATATTCAAGGGGTTCTTTCTGTTGAGGAAAAGAAGCTGGCAATTAAAAATGCATTGAGATATTTTCCCGCAAAAATGCATCCAATTCTTGCACTTGAATTTCTTTCAGAATTGGAGGAATTTGGAAGGATATACATGTACAGATTTGCACCTGAATATTCCATGTATGCAAGACCAATAGAAGAATATCCCTGTAAAACGAAACAGGCAGCTGCCATTATGCTGATGATCCAAAACAATCTTGATCCCTTGGTTGCCAAGTACTCGGAAGAATTAATCACTTATGGAGGAAATGGCGCTGTTTTTCAAAATTGGGCACAGTACCGGTTATGCATGAAATATTTAGCTGTAATGGAAGAAGACCAAACACTGGTATTATATTCCGGGCATTCACTTGGATTATTCCCATCACATAAAAATGCGCCGAGGGTGGTCGTAAGCAACGGCATGATGATTCCCAACCACAGTTCAAAAGAAGATTGGAATAAGTTTAATGCCATGGGGGTAACACAATACGGCCAAATGACGGCCGGAAGTTTTATGTACATTGGCCCACAAGGTATTGTTCACGGAACAACCATTACATTATTGAATGCCGGAAGGTTGAAGGGTTTGGGTCAAAATGATTTAAAAGGCCACCTGTTTATAACTTCTGGATTGGGCGGCATGTCGGGCGCTCAATCCATTGCGGCTGTCATTTGCAAGGCTTGTTGCATCATCGCTGAAGTAGATCCTGCTGCTATCAATCAAAGAGTTCTTGACGGCTATATTCTCGAAAAGAATGTGTTTTATGATTTAAAAGATCTTTTTGAAGTGGCGAAAGAATGGCAGTTGAAAAAAGAAGGCGTATGTCTGGTGTATGCTGGTAATATTGTTGACCTCTGGGAATTTGTTGTGGCTCAAAATATAAATGTTGCTCTTGGCTCCGACCAAACCTCCCTCCACAACATTGATGACCTGGGTTATTGTCCTTCTGGATATAATTTTGAAGAAGCTCAAATTCTGTTAAATCAGAACAAAGCCCAGTTTATGGAAGAAGTGAGAAAAACACTGAGGAGGCATGTTTCTGCAATCAATGTACTTTCATCAAGAGGCATGTATTTCTGGGATTACGGGAATGCATTTTTAAAGGAAGCCGGTAAGGCAAACGCGGAAATATGGAAATCAGAATCTGAAGGAACCTATCGATATCCTTCATATGTTGAAGATATTATGGGGCCGATGTGTTTTGATTATGGCTTTGGACCGTTCAGATGGGTTTGCACCTCAGGAAATCTGGTAGATCTTAAAGAATCAGATAAAATTGCTGCGGAGGTTGTGGAAAGGTTAGTAAACGAGACAGAAGGCAATACCAAATCACAAAATCAGGATAATTTAAATTGGATCAAAAATGCATCTGCTAATCTACCCCTGGTAGGAAGCAAATCCAGAATACTTTATGCAGACACGATCGGAAGAATTAAGATAGCGAAAGCACTTAATGAAGCCATCCGAATTGGTCAAATCAGTGCCCCGATTGTACTGGGAAGGGATCATCATGATGTTTCCGGGACAGACTCACCCTATAGGGAAACCTCGAACATTACCGATGGGTCTAAGTTTACAGCAGACATGGCCATCCAAAATGTCATAGGTGATAGTTTCCGCGGAGCAACCTGGGTTTCGATTCACAATGGAGGGGGTGTCGGATGGGGAGAAGTAATCAACGGTGGGTTTGGAATGGTCATAGATGGAACAGATCAGTCTGAACAAAATATTGAATCAATGATGTTATGGGATGTAGCCAATGGAATTGCCAGAAGAGCCTGGGGAAGGAATCCGGGAGCAGTTACAACTGCACGTCAGATAATGGAGCAAAAAAGTGGATTAAACATTACAATTCCTGTAAACGCAGACCAGGAATTGATAGATAAATTATTTTAA
- a CDS encoding CBS domain-containing protein, translated as MMNETVGSIMTTKLLTVSQEDSLQTVKEILINNRIHHVPVVEGKKMVGLVTTYDLFKLNVDHKDYEKTKVGNVMTKRLAFLESTDKIGTAAEVFMEHLFHALPVVDNGELVGIITTFDVLKYEYQREYPAKQV; from the coding sequence ATGATGAATGAAACAGTAGGCTCCATTATGACTACTAAACTACTGACAGTCAGCCAAGAAGATTCACTGCAAACAGTAAAAGAGATTTTAATCAACAACCGTATTCACCATGTTCCGGTGGTGGAAGGGAAAAAAATGGTTGGCTTGGTAACTACCTATGACTTATTTAAGTTGAACGTCGATCATAAGGATTATGAAAAAACCAAAGTTGGCAACGTCATGACTAAAAGACTGGCCTTTTTGGAATCAACTGATAAAATTGGGACTGCGGCGGAGGTTTTCATGGAACATTTATTTCATGCACTTCCAGTAGTAGACAATGGAGAATTAGTAGGAATTATAACCACTTTTGATGTGCTAAAATACGAATATCAAAGAGAGTATCCTGCCAAACAAGTTTAA